One Tumebacillus sp. BK434 genomic window carries:
- a CDS encoding DUF1540 domain-containing protein: MPAGVKCQVEECMYNKETACVAEKIEVTSNGNDVVGTNKGTMCGTFDYRDHYRADAGLSKKEYRERFDEQH; this comes from the coding sequence ATGCCGGCAGGTGTAAAATGCCAAGTGGAAGAATGCATGTATAACAAAGAGACGGCGTGCGTCGCGGAGAAGATTGAAGTGACCTCGAACGGAAACGATGTGGTGGGCACCAACAAAGGGACCATGTGCGGGACTTTTGATTATCGTGACCACTATCGCGCGGATGCGGGCCTCAGCAAAAAAGAATACCGCGAGCGTTTTGACGAGCAGCACTAA
- a CDS encoding DUF4227 family protein, protein MIISVRQLSRFLRMVIFTVIFSFICFKVLMIVQEMIEPANKYKEPVGGDAVKVEARYEEAQSEAIYEEMLDRLSLFFEIGE, encoded by the coding sequence ATGATCATTTCCGTTCGCCAGTTGTCGCGCTTTTTGCGCATGGTCATCTTTACCGTCATCTTCAGCTTCATCTGCTTCAAAGTGCTGATGATCGTGCAGGAGATGATTGAGCCGGCCAACAAGTACAAAGAGCCGGTCGGCGGGGATGCGGTGAAGGTGGAAGCGCGGTATGAGGAGGCCCAGTCCGAGGCGATCTACGAGGAAATGCTGGACCGGCTCAGCCTGTTTTTTGAAATCGGGGAATAG
- the xerD gene encoding site-specific tyrosine recombinase XerD — MDRLIERFIHYLAVERGLALNTLESYQRDLIGYAGFLERSGIRDLNQTRRANIIAYLAELQRKGRATSTISRNLASLRAFYGFLLRDGLIDGDPTANLESPKIEKRLPKVLSVAEVESLLEGPDTGTVAGARDKAMLELLYATGIRVSELVSLNISDVNINMGFLKCYGKGSKERIIPLGSVALTTVGDYLLKSRGKLLRDQTEDSLFLNHHGQRLSRQGFWKIIKKYAQSAMIDKEITPHTLRHSFATHLLENGADLRAVQEMLGHADISTTQIYTHLTKSRLKEVYAKAHPRA; from the coding sequence ATGGACAGGCTGATCGAGCGATTTATACATTACCTAGCAGTAGAACGAGGACTCGCACTGAACACACTCGAGTCGTATCAACGTGACTTGATTGGGTATGCAGGCTTCCTCGAGCGAAGCGGCATCCGCGACCTGAACCAAACGCGGCGCGCCAACATCATCGCGTATCTGGCGGAACTGCAGCGCAAGGGACGCGCGACGTCCACCATCTCGCGCAACCTGGCTTCTTTGCGCGCGTTCTACGGCTTTTTGCTGCGTGACGGCCTGATCGACGGAGACCCGACGGCCAACCTGGAATCGCCGAAGATCGAGAAGCGCCTGCCAAAAGTGCTGTCGGTGGCAGAAGTGGAGTCGCTGCTTGAAGGCCCCGACACGGGCACCGTAGCCGGCGCGCGGGACAAGGCGATGCTCGAATTGCTCTACGCGACCGGAATTCGCGTTTCTGAGCTGGTGTCGTTGAACATCTCGGACGTGAACATCAACATGGGATTTCTCAAATGCTACGGCAAAGGCTCCAAGGAGCGCATCATTCCGCTCGGTTCGGTCGCCTTGACCACCGTCGGCGACTATTTGTTAAAGAGCCGCGGTAAACTGCTCCGCGACCAGACGGAAGATTCTCTGTTCCTCAACCACCACGGACAGCGTCTGTCGCGCCAGGGCTTTTGGAAGATCATTAAGAAATACGCGCAATCTGCGATGATCGATAAAGAGATCACGCCGCATACCTTGCGTCACTCCTTCGCGACGCATCTGCTGGAAAATGGGGCAGACCTGCGGGCCGTGCAGGAGATGTTGGGGCATGCTGACATCTCGACCACTCAGATTTATACGCATCTCACCAAGTCTCGACTCAAAGAAGTCTACGCCAAAGCACATCCGCGTGCCTAA
- a CDS encoding TetR/AcrR family transcriptional regulator, translating to MAKKKVERGELLAATERLLVEKGYDGFNFSLLSERLGVGRSTLYDHFSNKDDLIAAYMTDAMDRIITACERLRAEADALQQIKGMITIFHAHSQIHQIVQLIPALKNAGAASEKVARALLGVQEDHQKLAGLLSEACEKAKQQNAIRQGVPTAMIAALLFQSVLLPNPQGLSTELWSEQVFDLLYHGLHEAK from the coding sequence GTGGCGAAGAAAAAAGTGGAGCGGGGCGAACTGCTGGCCGCCACCGAGCGGCTGCTCGTGGAGAAGGGCTATGACGGCTTCAATTTCTCCCTGCTCTCCGAGCGCTTAGGGGTCGGCCGCAGCACGCTTTACGATCATTTTTCTAACAAAGACGACCTGATCGCCGCGTACATGACCGATGCGATGGACAGGATCATCACCGCCTGCGAGCGCCTGCGCGCCGAAGCGGACGCGTTGCAGCAGATCAAGGGGATGATCACGATCTTCCATGCGCATTCGCAGATCCACCAGATCGTTCAGCTGATCCCCGCCCTGAAAAACGCCGGTGCCGCTTCGGAAAAAGTCGCCCGGGCGCTTCTTGGCGTGCAGGAGGATCATCAAAAGCTGGCCGGGCTGCTGAGCGAGGCGTGTGAAAAGGCGAAGCAGCAAAACGCGATCCGCCAGGGCGTGCCGACGGCGATGATCGCCGCGCTGCTGTTCCAGTCTGTGCTGCTTCCCAATCCGCAGGGACTGAGCACGGAGCTGTGGAGCGAGCAGGTCTTTGACCTGCTGTATCACGGCCTGCACGAAGCGAAATGA
- the recQ gene encoding DNA helicase RecQ produces MFEQALHLLKKYYGYDSFRKGQERIIASILSGHDVLGIMPTGGGKSICYQIPALLLPGLTLVISPLISLMKDQVDALQSIDIPATYINSSLTQTQAEERMEAARHGAYKLIYIAPERLDSERFRSQLETLPISMIAIDEAHCISQWGHDFRPSYLAVPKVLDLLPQRPLVTAFTATATTEVTRDIVELLGIDPAYSFVTGFNRENLTFKVLRGENKRDFVLHYLEQNREQAGVIYAATRKEVDTLHADLLQRGFTAGKYHAGLSDDEKTLFQEQFLYDDIRIMVATNAFGMGIDKSNVRFVLHVNLPKNMESYYQEAGRAGRDGELSECILLYHPQDVQLQKFLIEQSVMAPERKPQEYKKLQSMVDFAHTTRCLRNYILEYFDDEAAEPCGVCSNCKDESELKDITVEAQKIFSCIYRMKERFGASLVAQVLKGSANKKVLQFGFDKLPTYGLMKSYKEKEITDLIHVLIAEGYLVLTDGQYPVVRLDAKAAQVLKGQAQVLQKIRLRQEKAASGDNTLFERLRELRKRISQQEKVPPYIIFSDSTLRELSEYCPTDETAMLAVKGIGEGKMARYGAPFLQLMQEYAEERGHAPARPQPAASPEASDTDETPSHFKSYQLFQDGLSLSAVAEERGLKPVTVQDHIIRAISEGQPVEWERIIPPEQEPLILAAIDELGAETLKPLKEALPKEVDYFAIKGVLCKRSLQLA; encoded by the coding sequence GTGTTTGAACAAGCTCTGCATCTGCTCAAGAAATACTACGGGTACGATTCGTTCCGCAAAGGACAGGAACGGATCATTGCCAGCATCTTGAGCGGACACGATGTGCTCGGGATCATGCCGACCGGCGGAGGCAAGTCGATCTGCTATCAGATCCCCGCACTGCTGCTGCCAGGCCTGACCCTGGTCATCTCTCCTCTGATCTCCCTCATGAAAGACCAAGTCGACGCGCTTCAGAGCATCGACATCCCCGCCACCTATATCAACTCGTCGCTCACCCAGACCCAAGCGGAAGAGCGCATGGAAGCGGCCCGCCACGGCGCGTACAAGCTGATCTACATCGCCCCGGAGCGCCTGGACTCCGAACGCTTCCGCTCCCAGCTCGAAACTCTCCCCATCTCGATGATCGCCATCGACGAAGCGCACTGCATCTCCCAGTGGGGCCACGATTTCCGCCCCAGTTATCTCGCCGTTCCCAAGGTGCTTGACCTGCTGCCCCAGCGTCCGCTCGTCACCGCGTTTACGGCGACCGCGACCACCGAGGTCACGCGCGACATCGTCGAGCTTCTTGGCATCGACCCGGCCTATTCGTTCGTCACCGGGTTTAATCGCGAGAACCTCACATTCAAAGTGCTGCGCGGGGAGAACAAGCGCGATTTTGTCCTGCACTATCTGGAACAGAACCGCGAACAGGCCGGAGTCATCTACGCCGCGACCCGCAAAGAGGTCGACACCCTGCACGCCGATCTGCTCCAGCGCGGCTTCACCGCCGGCAAATACCATGCCGGACTGAGCGACGATGAGAAGACTTTGTTCCAGGAGCAGTTCCTCTACGACGACATCCGGATCATGGTCGCGACCAACGCCTTTGGGATGGGCATCGACAAGTCGAACGTCCGTTTCGTGCTGCACGTCAACTTGCCGAAGAACATGGAGTCGTATTATCAGGAGGCGGGCCGCGCCGGACGCGACGGCGAGCTGAGCGAATGCATCCTGCTCTACCACCCGCAGGATGTCCAACTCCAGAAGTTTCTCATCGAACAGTCGGTGATGGCCCCGGAGCGCAAGCCGCAGGAGTACAAGAAGCTCCAGTCGATGGTCGATTTCGCGCACACCACGCGCTGCCTGCGCAACTACATCCTTGAGTATTTCGATGATGAAGCGGCCGAGCCGTGCGGCGTCTGCTCGAACTGCAAGGACGAAAGCGAACTGAAGGACATCACCGTCGAAGCACAAAAGATCTTCTCCTGCATCTACCGGATGAAGGAGCGCTTCGGCGCGTCGCTTGTCGCTCAAGTCTTAAAAGGCTCGGCGAACAAAAAAGTGCTCCAGTTCGGCTTCGACAAACTGCCGACCTACGGCCTGATGAAGTCTTACAAAGAAAAAGAGATCACCGATCTGATTCACGTGCTGATCGCCGAAGGGTATCTCGTGCTGACCGACGGACAATACCCGGTGGTGCGCCTCGATGCCAAAGCGGCGCAAGTGCTGAAAGGACAAGCGCAAGTCCTGCAAAAGATCCGCCTGCGCCAAGAAAAGGCGGCGAGCGGCGATAACACGCTGTTCGAGCGCCTGCGCGAACTGCGCAAAAGGATCTCCCAGCAGGAAAAAGTGCCGCCGTACATCATCTTCTCCGACAGCACATTGCGCGAGTTGAGTGAGTACTGCCCGACCGACGAAACGGCGATGCTGGCGGTCAAAGGGATCGGCGAAGGCAAGATGGCGCGCTACGGCGCTCCGTTCCTGCAGTTGATGCAGGAGTACGCTGAGGAGCGCGGCCACGCGCCGGCCCGTCCGCAGCCTGCCGCGTCGCCAGAGGCGTCCGATACCGACGAGACGCCAAGCCACTTCAAGTCCTATCAGCTGTTCCAAGACGGCTTGTCCCTGTCTGCAGTCGCCGAAGAGCGCGGGCTGAAGCCGGTCACCGTGCAGGATCACATCATCCGCGCGATCTCCGAAGGGCAGCCGGTCGAATGGGAGCGCATCATCCCGCCCGAGCAGGAGCCGCTGATCCTTGCCGCGATCGACGAGCTCGGCGCGGAAACGCTGAAGCCGCTCAAAGAAGCGTTGCCGAAAGAAGTCGACTATTTTGCGATCAAAGGCGTGCTCTGCAAGCGCTCCTTGCAGCTCGCCTAA
- a CDS encoding pyrimidine-nucleoside phosphorylase produces MRMYDIIHKKRDGGQLTKQEISFVIKGFTEGTIPDYQMSALAMAIYFQGMTAEETAELTLAMAQSGDMIDLSAINGNKVDKHSTGGVGDTTTLVLLPLVASVGVPVAKLSGRGLGHTGGTIDKLEAIPGFGIDLPEAQFVQNVNEYGCALIGQTGSVAPADKKLYALRDVTATVDTIPLIASSIMSKKIASGADSIVLDVKTGDGAFMKTLDGSFELAKAMVDIGTNVGRNTIGVISGMEQPLGYAIGNALEVQEAIDTLRGQGPDDLAELCMVLGSYMLVATNHAATAEEALQMLTDSLQSGKALETFRRFIAAQGGNPAVVDDPTLLPQAKRQVPVTLGRAGFVAEIHAEEVGTCAMLLGAGRETKESEIDLAVGIVLHKKAGDAVAANEPIATLHVNDESKLREVITRLQAAYVLSDEQRPAPPLIHGVVTKAGIERFA; encoded by the coding sequence ATGAGAATGTATGACATCATCCACAAGAAGCGCGACGGAGGCCAACTGACCAAGCAGGAGATCTCCTTCGTGATCAAAGGGTTCACCGAAGGCACGATTCCCGACTATCAGATGTCGGCGCTGGCGATGGCGATCTATTTCCAAGGCATGACTGCGGAGGAGACGGCCGAACTGACGTTGGCGATGGCGCAGTCGGGCGACATGATCGACCTCTCGGCGATCAATGGGAACAAAGTTGACAAGCATTCCACCGGCGGCGTCGGCGACACGACGACGCTGGTGCTCTTGCCGCTGGTGGCGTCGGTCGGCGTGCCGGTCGCCAAGCTGTCCGGGCGCGGGCTCGGACATACGGGCGGCACGATCGACAAGCTGGAAGCGATCCCGGGCTTCGGGATCGACTTGCCGGAAGCGCAATTTGTGCAAAACGTCAACGAGTATGGCTGTGCTCTGATCGGCCAGACCGGCTCGGTGGCACCGGCCGACAAGAAGCTGTATGCATTGCGCGACGTGACAGCGACGGTCGATACGATTCCGCTGATCGCTTCGTCGATCATGTCCAAGAAGATCGCTTCGGGCGCCGACTCGATCGTGCTCGATGTGAAGACGGGCGACGGCGCGTTTATGAAGACGCTGGACGGCTCCTTTGAGCTTGCTAAAGCGATGGTCGATATCGGCACGAACGTCGGCCGCAACACGATCGGCGTCATTTCCGGGATGGAGCAGCCGCTGGGCTATGCGATCGGCAACGCGCTGGAAGTGCAGGAAGCGATCGACACCTTGCGCGGCCAGGGGCCGGACGATCTGGCCGAGCTGTGCATGGTGCTCGGCTCGTACATGCTGGTCGCGACCAACCATGCAGCGACGGCGGAAGAGGCGCTGCAGATGCTGACCGACTCGCTGCAAAGCGGCAAGGCGCTGGAAACGTTCCGTCGCTTCATCGCTGCGCAAGGAGGCAACCCGGCGGTTGTCGACGACCCAACCTTGCTGCCGCAGGCGAAGCGTCAAGTGCCGGTGACGCTGGGCCGTGCGGGGTTCGTGGCGGAGATTCACGCCGAAGAGGTCGGCACGTGCGCGATGCTGCTTGGCGCAGGACGGGAGACGAAAGAGTCGGAAATCGATCTGGCGGTCGGAATCGTCCTGCACAAGAAAGCGGGCGATGCGGTCGCGGCGAACGAACCGATCGCCACCCTGCACGTCAACGACGAGAGCAAACTCCGCGAAGTGATTACGCGCCTGCAGGCCGCTTATGTGCTCTCTGATGAGCAGCGTCCTGCGCCGCCGCTGATTCACGGCGTGGTCACCAAGGCGGGAATCGAACGCTTCGCATAA
- the ald gene encoding alanine dehydrogenase — protein sequence MNVGIPKEIKNNENRVAITPAGVEALRTNGHNVFVETNAGLGSGFTNEDYQNAGAVILESAGEVWSTADMIMKVKEPLPSEYGYFRKDLILFTYLHLAPEPELTKALIDQGVVAIAYETIQLPDRSLPLLTPMSEVAGRMSVQIGAQFLEKPWGGKGVLLGGVPGVLPGNVVIIGGGIVGTNAAKMALGLGANVTILDNNATRLRQLDDIFGGRLRTLMSNSFNIESMVRDADLVIGAVLIPGARAPKLVKEYMVKQMSPGSVIVDVAIDQGGSIETIDRVTTHSEPTYVKHGVVHYAVANMPGAVARTSTLALTNVTLNYAVALANKGWAQAVKDDAALAKGVNVAAGKVTYEAVATALGYDYTDLAAVTA from the coding sequence ATGAACGTTGGAATTCCGAAGGAAATCAAGAACAATGAAAACCGTGTTGCCATCACTCCGGCGGGCGTAGAAGCGCTGCGCACCAACGGACACAACGTCTTTGTCGAAACCAATGCCGGTTTGGGAAGCGGTTTCACGAACGAAGACTACCAGAACGCAGGCGCTGTGATTCTGGAGTCGGCCGGCGAAGTTTGGAGCACCGCCGACATGATCATGAAAGTGAAGGAGCCGCTTCCGTCTGAATACGGCTACTTCCGCAAGGATCTGATCCTGTTCACCTACCTGCACCTCGCGCCGGAGCCGGAGCTGACCAAAGCTCTGATCGACCAAGGCGTCGTGGCGATCGCATACGAAACCATCCAACTGCCGGACCGTTCCCTGCCGCTGCTCACTCCGATGTCTGAAGTGGCCGGCCGCATGTCGGTGCAGATCGGCGCGCAATTCCTGGAAAAACCGTGGGGCGGCAAAGGCGTCCTGCTCGGCGGCGTCCCGGGCGTACTGCCGGGCAACGTTGTGATCATCGGCGGCGGCATCGTCGGCACCAACGCAGCGAAAATGGCGCTGGGTCTCGGCGCGAACGTCACCATCCTCGACAACAACGCGACCCGTCTTCGCCAGCTGGACGACATCTTTGGCGGCCGTCTGCGCACCTTGATGTCCAACTCCTTCAACATCGAGTCGATGGTTCGCGACGCGGATCTCGTGATCGGCGCCGTGCTGATCCCGGGCGCTCGCGCACCGAAGCTGGTCAAAGAATACATGGTCAAGCAAATGTCTCCGGGCTCTGTCATCGTCGACGTGGCGATCGACCAAGGCGGCTCGATCGAGACGATCGACCGCGTGACCACGCACTCCGAGCCGACCTACGTCAAGCACGGTGTCGTACACTATGCGGTTGCCAACATGCCGGGCGCAGTTGCCCGCACCTCGACTCTGGCGCTGACCAACGTGACCCTGAACTACGCGGTTGCGCTGGCGAACAAAGGCTGGGCACAAGCGGTGAAAGACGATGCGGCACTGGCGAAAGGCGTCAACGTCGCAGCCGGCAAAGTCACCTACGAAGCGGTTGCGACCGCTCTGGGCTACGACTACACCGATCTGGCAGCTGTCACTGCCTAA
- a CDS encoding D-alanyl-D-alanine carboxypeptidase family protein: MSLTRRLGRTCTALLCVTALLFASWTGSASAAEKKDNKAAQVDLAKQSVSAVLMDQATGTVLFEKNAHQKLPPASVTKVMTMLLIMEAVENGKVKWSDKIRTSENAASMGGSQIFLEPGEEMSLEEMFKGIAVASGNDAAVAVAEHLAGSEESFVQLMNERAEQLGSKNTHFSNVNGLPVENHYTSAYDIALMSRELLKHEGVTKFTGLYQDYLRKSSEKPFWLVNTNKLVRFYTGMDGLKTGFTAEAKYCLSATAKRGGFRVIAVAMGAPTSPVRNAEISQMMDYAFANFKSEVLYKPGQVVQQVMIDKGDVRSLPIITRDTVGVLMKKGDKKAAYQQEVVLNDVKAPIKKGQVLGSVVIKKDGQEIAKSDLVASLDVSKAGMWTMFKRTVESWLTFGS, encoded by the coding sequence ATGTCTCTCACAAGACGACTCGGCCGCACCTGCACAGCGCTGCTGTGCGTGACGGCGCTTCTGTTTGCATCTTGGACAGGCTCGGCATCGGCAGCCGAGAAGAAGGATAACAAGGCGGCACAGGTGGATCTGGCCAAACAATCCGTATCGGCAGTGCTGATGGATCAGGCGACCGGCACGGTGCTGTTTGAGAAAAACGCCCATCAGAAGCTCCCGCCCGCATCGGTGACGAAAGTGATGACGATGCTGTTGATCATGGAAGCGGTGGAGAACGGCAAAGTAAAATGGAGTGACAAGATCCGCACCAGCGAAAACGCGGCCAGCATGGGCGGCTCGCAGATCTTCCTCGAACCGGGTGAAGAGATGTCGCTGGAAGAGATGTTCAAAGGCATCGCCGTCGCGTCCGGCAACGACGCAGCGGTGGCGGTGGCGGAGCACCTGGCCGGTTCGGAAGAAAGCTTCGTGCAGCTGATGAACGAGCGGGCGGAGCAGCTCGGCAGCAAGAACACCCATTTCAGCAACGTAAACGGCCTGCCGGTGGAGAATCACTACACCTCGGCGTACGACATTGCGCTGATGTCGCGCGAACTGCTCAAGCATGAAGGCGTGACGAAATTCACCGGCCTCTATCAGGATTACCTGCGCAAATCGAGCGAAAAGCCGTTCTGGCTGGTCAACACCAACAAGCTGGTGCGCTTCTATACCGGTATGGACGGTCTGAAGACCGGCTTCACCGCTGAAGCGAAGTACTGCCTCTCCGCGACGGCCAAGCGCGGCGGCTTCCGCGTGATCGCCGTGGCGATGGGGGCGCCGACCTCTCCGGTGCGCAATGCGGAGATCTCCCAGATGATGGATTACGCCTTCGCCAACTTCAAGTCGGAAGTCCTGTACAAGCCGGGCCAGGTCGTTCAGCAAGTGATGATCGACAAAGGCGATGTGCGGTCCTTGCCGATCATCACCCGCGACACGGTCGGCGTGCTGATGAAGAAAGGCGATAAGAAAGCGGCGTACCAGCAGGAAGTCGTGCTCAACGATGTGAAGGCACCGATCAAAAAAGGCCAGGTGCTCGGCTCCGTCGTGATCAAAAAAGACGGTCAGGAAATCGCCAAATCGGACCTCGTGGCCAGCCTCGACGTCAGCAAAGCCGGCATGTGGACGATGTTCAAACGCACGGTGGAAAGCTGGCTGACGTTTGGCTCGTAA
- a CDS encoding phosphopentomutase yields the protein MSYNRIVFIVLDSCGIGEMYDAAEYGDQGSNTIGNIAKAVGGLNVPNLERLGLGKIHPVQGVSAQVEALGSYGKMAELSAGKDTTNGHWEMMGIKLDKPLPTYPEGFPRDLMDEFERRIGRKTLGNYPASGTEIIKDLGEEHMKTGSPIIYTSADSVFQIAAHEEVIPLEELYSMCKIARELLVGEHAVGRVIARPFIGEPGHFTRTANRHDYSRDFGRTVLNEMDDAGLSVVGVGKIYDIYGGSGVNGKASTNGNMDGVDKTLEQMKQVEKGLIFTNLVDFDALYGHRNDPEGFAKSIHEFDARLPEILAAMKEDDLLILTADHGCDPTTPGTDHSREYVPLIVYGKNAQGNIDLGTRKTFADLGATIAENYGLQSTGLGESFLSRIVKG from the coding sequence ATGAGCTATAACCGCATCGTGTTTATCGTATTGGATAGCTGTGGCATTGGTGAAATGTATGATGCTGCTGAATATGGAGATCAAGGTTCGAACACCATCGGCAACATCGCCAAGGCGGTCGGCGGCTTGAACGTACCGAATCTGGAACGCCTCGGCCTCGGCAAAATCCACCCGGTGCAAGGTGTGAGCGCACAGGTGGAAGCGCTGGGATCGTACGGCAAGATGGCTGAGCTGTCGGCCGGCAAGGACACGACGAACGGCCACTGGGAGATGATGGGCATCAAGCTCGACAAGCCGCTCCCGACCTACCCGGAAGGCTTCCCGCGCGACCTGATGGACGAATTTGAGCGCCGCATCGGCCGCAAGACGCTCGGCAACTACCCGGCTTCGGGCACGGAGATCATCAAGGATCTCGGCGAAGAGCACATGAAGACCGGATCGCCGATCATCTACACTTCGGCAGACTCCGTCTTCCAGATCGCGGCACACGAAGAAGTGATCCCGCTGGAGGAGCTGTACAGCATGTGCAAGATCGCCCGCGAACTGCTTGTCGGCGAGCATGCGGTCGGCCGCGTTATCGCCCGTCCGTTCATCGGCGAACCGGGTCATTTCACCCGCACGGCGAATCGCCATGACTACTCCCGCGACTTTGGCCGCACTGTGCTCAACGAGATGGACGATGCCGGGCTGTCTGTAGTCGGCGTTGGCAAGATCTACGACATCTACGGAGGTTCCGGCGTGAACGGCAAAGCGTCGACCAACGGCAACATGGACGGTGTGGACAAGACGCTGGAGCAGATGAAGCAAGTGGAAAAAGGCTTGATCTTCACTAACCTTGTCGACTTCGACGCGCTGTACGGCCATCGCAATGACCCGGAAGGTTTTGCCAAGTCGATCCACGAGTTCGACGCGCGCCTGCCGGAGATCTTGGCGGCGATGAAAGAGGACGACCTGCTGATCCTCACCGCCGACCACGGCTGCGACCCGACGACGCCAGGCACCGACCATAGCCGCGAGTACGTGCCGCTGATCGTCTACGGCAAAAACGCGCAAGGCAACATCGACCTTGGCACCCGCAAGACGTTTGCAGATCTCGGGGCGACGATCGCGGAGAACTATGGCTTGCAGAGCACCGGCCTTGGGGAAAGCTTCCTGAGCCGGATCGTGAAAGGCTAA
- a CDS encoding DNA alkylation repair protein, producing MPKKRVLTERGQNIVRLAASGAPQELVDLFEEGTHHGKPGANQAEKMLAAEAILDACQGDDIALTRRVRELAAHPSPMAKQVACALMQELWPRELELTPLMLLLTTDEDWEVREWAAPAFTSLLSSAWPQHLGLIEELALHPHESVKRQIALAVKQTAQKKLPESIGPLLQLTELLLGAEHEYVRINLGPFCIGDGLLRIYPAEALPKLHQWARAESWPMRWNAVMSFSGAQGAVHPDDAFAMISLLLSDSHKEVQKAARKTLKNMRKRCPDDERFAELANV from the coding sequence ATGCCGAAGAAGCGAGTGTTGACCGAACGGGGACAAAACATCGTCCGGCTCGCCGCGTCGGGTGCGCCACAGGAGCTGGTCGATCTTTTTGAGGAAGGCACCCATCACGGCAAGCCGGGCGCCAATCAGGCCGAGAAGATGCTGGCCGCTGAAGCGATCCTCGACGCCTGCCAAGGCGACGACATCGCACTGACCCGGCGGGTGCGGGAGCTGGCCGCCCATCCCTCGCCGATGGCCAAGCAGGTCGCCTGCGCCTTGATGCAGGAGCTGTGGCCGCGCGAGCTGGAATTGACGCCGCTGATGCTCTTGCTTACGACCGATGAGGACTGGGAGGTGCGGGAGTGGGCGGCCCCGGCCTTCACCAGCCTTTTGTCCTCGGCCTGGCCGCAGCACCTCGGACTGATCGAAGAGCTGGCTTTGCATCCGCACGAGTCGGTCAAGCGCCAGATCGCGCTCGCCGTCAAACAGACCGCCCAGAAAAAGCTGCCGGAGAGCATTGGTCCGCTCTTGCAGCTGACCGAGTTGCTGCTTGGGGCCGAGCATGAGTACGTGCGGATCAACCTCGGCCCGTTTTGCATCGGTGACGGCCTGCTGCGGATCTACCCGGCAGAAGCGCTGCCCAAGCTGCACCAGTGGGCGCGGGCGGAGAGCTGGCCGATGCGTTGGAACGCCGTGATGTCGTTTAGCGGAGCACAGGGAGCGGTCCATCCTGACGACGCGTTTGCGATGATTTCCCTGCTGTTGTCCGACTCGCACAAAGAAGTGCAGAAGGCGGCCCGGAAAACGCTGAAAAACATGCGCAAGCGCTGCCCGGACGACGAGAGATTCGCTGAACTGGCAAATGTTTGA
- a CDS encoding RNHCP domain-containing protein translates to MSRKFTVINENFACVHCGTDVQPLAQGSCRNHCPRCFHSLHLDINPGDRAANCGGLLVPIGFEEHKKKGHMVVHRCQKCGHVGRNKLAFDDPVQPDSFDEMVKLIEKFSYQNF, encoded by the coding sequence ATGAGCCGTAAGTTTACTGTGATCAACGAAAATTTTGCCTGTGTGCACTGCGGGACGGACGTGCAACCCTTGGCGCAAGGGTCTTGCCGCAACCACTGTCCCCGGTGTTTTCATTCCCTGCATCTCGACATCAACCCGGGCGACCGGGCGGCGAACTGCGGCGGGCTGCTTGTGCCGATCGGCTTTGAGGAGCACAAGAAAAAAGGCCACATGGTCGTCCACCGCTGCCAGAAATGCGGACATGTCGGCCGCAACAAGCTGGCGTTTGACGATCCCGTGCAGCCCGATTCGTTTGACGAGATGGTCAAGCTGATCGAGAAATTTTCCTATCAAAACTTTTAA
- a CDS encoding Fur family transcriptional regulator: protein MQERLEQIKKQLHAEQFKLTPQREATLRVLLENEESHLSAEEIFMLVKQKSPDIGLATVYRTLDLLCDLKIIEKLNFGDGVARYEFRTDDHPHHHHHLICLKCGKLSEIEDMLDDLEERVERDHNFKIVDHRVSFLGYCETCKGDVS from the coding sequence ATGCAAGAGAGACTCGAACAGATAAAAAAACAACTCCATGCGGAGCAGTTTAAGCTGACCCCTCAGCGTGAAGCAACTTTGCGCGTGCTTCTCGAGAACGAGGAAAGCCATCTGAGTGCGGAGGAGATTTTCATGCTGGTCAAGCAAAAGTCGCCCGACATCGGCCTTGCGACCGTCTACCGCACCCTCGATTTGCTGTGCGATCTGAAGATCATCGAGAAGCTCAACTTCGGCGACGGCGTGGCGCGCTACGAGTTCCGCACCGACGATCATCCGCATCACCATCATCATCTGATTTGCTTGAAATGCGGGAAGCTGTCGGAGATCGAAGACATGCTTGACGACCTCGAGGAGCGGGTCGAACGCGACCACAACTTTAAGATCGTCGATCACCGCGTCAGTTTTCTCGGCTACTGCGAAACCTGCAAAGGCGATGTTTCGTAA